One genomic segment of Hevea brasiliensis isolate MT/VB/25A 57/8 chromosome 3, ASM3005281v1, whole genome shotgun sequence includes these proteins:
- the LOC110648668 gene encoding aspartic proteinase CDR1-like, with product MATSAALAIFALCLSCLVSFDAASKPSQGFSVELINRDSPNSPFYNPEETRTQRLANAFRRSISRVHHFSPESQISTKAAESDVFSNQGDYLMRISIGTPPFEILAIADTGSDLIWTQCEPCSNCYQQNVPLFNPKSSSTYRDFSCSSRQCTTTSGTKDCDSDGICHYEASYGDGSFTNGNLAAETITLDSTSGPPVSFPNSIIGCGHNDGGTFGPEGSGIVGLGGGSVSLVSQLGSTIGGKFSYCLVPATANSSKLNFGSNAVVSGTGVQSTPLTFQILKTFYFLTLEAISVGHQRVEFPGSTPGTGNIIIDSGTTLTLVPEDFFSDLSSAVDNVIRGQRANDPTGTFSLCYSIQSDLNIPTLTAHFTGADLELQPLNTFLPVSDDVTCLAFVPNSQIAIFGNVAQTNFLIGYDLEGKTVSFKPTDCTTE from the coding sequence ATGGCAACCTCTGCAGCTTTAGCCATTTTTGCActttgtctctcttgcttagTCTCCTTTGATGCTGCCTCTAAACCTAGCCAGGGCTTTAGTGTGGAACTAATTAACAGAGACTCACCAAACTCTCCCTTCTACAATCCTGAAGAAACTCGCACTCAACGCTTGGCTAATGCTTTTCGTCGATCGATAAGCCGTGTCCATCATTTTAGCCCTGAAAGTCAAATATCTACCAAAGCCGCAGAGTCTGATGTATTCTCAAACCAAGGTGATTATCTCATGAGAATTTCAATTGGCACACCACCTTTTGAAATTCTAGCCATAGCAGACACAGGCAGTGACCTTATATGGACACAATGTGAGCCCTGCAGTAATTGTTATCAACAAAATGTTCCTCTTTTTAATCCAAAATCTTCCTCAACTTATAGAGACTTCTCCTGCTCTTCAAGACAATGTACAACAACGAGTGGAACCAAAGATTGTGACAGTGATGGGATTTGCCATTATGAGGCTTCTTATGGAGACGGCTCCTTCACTAATGGAAATCTTGCAGCTGAGACCATCACCTTGGATTCTACAAGTGGCCCCCCTGTGTCTTTCCCTAATTCTATAATTGGTTGTGGACATAACGATGGAGGAACCTTTGGACCCGAAGGTTCAGGCATTGTTGGACTTGGAGGTGGTTCTGTTTCCCTTGTTTCTCAACTGGGTTCTACCATTGGTGGCAAATTTTCCTACTGTTTGGTGCCAGCAACAGCAAACTCAAGCAAGTTGAATTTTGGAAGCAATGCGGTGGTTTCAGGAACAGGAGTCCAGTCGACCCCATTAACCTTCCAAATTCTTAAAACCTTCTACTTTCTGACACTGGAGGCTATAAGTGTTGGACACCAAAGAGTAGAATTTCCTGGTTCTACCCCTGGAACCGGAAACATTATTATTGATTCTGGAACCACATTGACGTTAGTCCCAGAAGACTTTTTCTCAGATTTGTCTTCAGCAGTTGATAATGTGATCCGTGGACAACGCGCCAATGACCCCACCGGCACTTTCAGTCTCTGCTATAGTATTCAATCTGATCTAAATATTCCTACATTGACAGCCCATTTCACTGGTGCAGATTTGGAGCTGCAACCTCTAAACACATTTCTTCCAGTTTCTGATGATGTTACTTGTCTTGCTTTTGTGCCTAATAGTCAAATTGCAATATTTGGTAACGTGGCGCAGACGAACTTCTTGATAGGATATGATCTTGAAGGGAAAACCGTGTCCTTTAAGCCAACTGattgcaccactgagtaa
- the LOC110648664 gene encoding aspartic proteinase CDR1-like: protein MAASIALAIITLCLSCLVSTDAASKRSQGFSVELISRDSPNSPFYNPEETPTQRLANALRRSISRVHHFNPESHVSRKTVQSEIFSIRGEYLMRISLGTPPFDILAIADTGSDLIWTQCEPCSETCYQQDAPLFNPNSSSTYRDFSCSSRQCKRVSGSEECDSDGICHYSYSYGDRSFTHGNIAADTITLGSTSGRPVSLPNSVFGCGQNNQGTFGPQGTGIVGLGGGSISLISQLGSTIGGKFSYCLVPFFSTTGNSSKLNFGSNGVVSGAGVQSTPLTRKSPDTFYFLTLEAISVGNKRIKFSGSTFGTTKGNIIIDSGTTLTLVPEDFFSDLASAVESVIRGQRVNDPTNTLSLCYRVQSNLNIPILTAHFKGANVKLRSINTFVQVSEDVTCFSFAPISDGAIFGNLAQMNFLVGYDLEGNTVSFKPSDCSKE, encoded by the coding sequence ATGGCAGCCTCTATAGCTTTAGCCATTATTACACTTTGTCTCTCTTGTTTAGTCTCCACGGATGCTGCCTCCAAACGTAGCCAGGGCTTTAGTGTTGAACTAATTAGTAGAGATTCACCAAACTCTCCCTTCTACAACCCGGAAGAAACTCCCACTCAACGCTTGGCTAATGCTCTTCGTCGATCGATAAGCCGTGTCCATCATTTTAATCCCGAAAGTCATGTATCGCGCAAAACTGTACAGTCTGAGATATTCTCAATCCGGGGGGAGTATCTCATGAGAATTTCACTTGGCACACCCCCTTTTGATATTCTAGCCATTGCTGACACAGGCAGTGACCTTATATGGACACAATGCGAGCCCTGCAGTGAAACATGTTATCAACAAGATGCTCCTCTTTTTAATCCAAATTCTTCCTCAACTTATAGAGACTTTTCCTGCTCTTCAAGACAATGTAAAAGAGTGAGTGGAAGCGAAGAATGCGATAGTGATGGGATTTGCCATTATTCATATTCTTATGGAGACCGTTCCTTCACTCATGGAAATATTGCTGCTGATACCATCACCTTGGGTTCTACAAGTGGCCGTCCTGTGTCTCTCCCTAATTCTGTATTTGGTTGTGGACAAAACAATCAAGGAACCTTTGGTCCCCAAGGCACAGGCATTGTTGGCCTTGGAGGGGGCTCCATTTCCCTTATTTCTCAACTGGGTTCTACCATTGGCGGCAAATTTTCCTACTGTTTGGTGCCATTCTTCTCCACAACAGGAAACTCGAGCAAGTTGAATTTTGGAAGCAATGGGGTGGTTTCAGGAGCGGGAGTCCAATCCACCCCATTAACCCGCAAAAGCCCTGACACCTTCTACTTTCTGACACTGGAGGCTATAAGTGTTGGAAACAAAAGAATAAAATTTTCTGGTTCTACCTTTGGAACCACTAAGGGAAACATTATTATTGATTCTGGAACCACATTGACGTTAGTCCCAGAAGACTTCTTCTCAGATTTGGCTTCAGCAGTAGAAAGTGTAATCCGTGGACAACGCGTCAATGACCCCACCAACACTCTCAGTCTCTGTTATAGAGTTCAATCTAATCTAAATATTCCTATACTGACAGCCCATTTCAAAGGTGCAAATGTGAAGCTGCGATCTATAAACACATTTGTTCAAGTTTCTGAAGATGTTACTTGTTTTTCTTTTGCACCTATTAGTGACGGTGCAATATTTGGGAACTTGGCACAGATGAACTTCTTGGTAGGATATGACCTTGAAGGGAATACCGTGTCCTTCAAGCCAAGTGACTGCTCCAAGGAGTAA